In Proteus vulgaris, one DNA window encodes the following:
- the mgtE gene encoding magnesium transporter → MTFNTQNKMDAVLVADASLNTPQNNSTQDQYNRLKDDTTVSAYMSQSYIAVSVADSVENVKAQLVNDLKDELIPTYLYVVDKDNYLNGILPVKSLLTAANDLFVSDVMRQTFFSVSPEQNRHDVYQLISHSGLDSVPVMHFGKLVGVLRPQDIAELIEDENTLDAQMQGATSPLEQPYLETSPVTLWRKRVVWLLMLFVAEAYTSTVLHAFEDRLEAAISLAFFIPLLIGTGGNSGTQITSTLVRAMALGEVSLRNVWSVLRKEITTSIMVALTMGIAGFVRAWFLGVGMEVMIVVGLTLVSITVWSAIVSSVIPMVLKRLGIDPAVVSAPFIATLIDGTGLIIYFEIASHVMSEFA, encoded by the coding sequence ATGACTTTCAATACTCAAAACAAAATGGATGCTGTATTAGTTGCAGATGCATCCTTAAACACACCGCAAAACAACTCAACTCAAGACCAATATAATCGTTTAAAAGATGATACAACGGTTAGCGCATATATGAGCCAGTCTTATATTGCAGTTTCTGTCGCTGATTCTGTTGAAAATGTGAAAGCTCAATTGGTTAATGATTTAAAAGATGAATTAATTCCAACCTATTTATATGTGGTGGATAAAGATAATTATCTTAATGGGATTTTACCTGTTAAATCATTATTAACCGCGGCAAATGATCTGTTTGTGTCTGATGTTATGCGTCAAACTTTTTTCTCTGTATCACCTGAGCAGAATCGACATGATGTATATCAATTGATTAGCCATAGCGGTTTAGACAGTGTACCTGTGATGCATTTTGGAAAATTAGTGGGTGTGTTACGTCCTCAAGATATTGCGGAATTGATTGAAGATGAAAATACCCTTGACGCACAGATGCAAGGGGCAACGTCACCATTAGAGCAGCCTTATTTAGAAACCAGTCCAGTGACATTATGGCGTAAACGTGTTGTATGGTTATTGATGCTGTTTGTGGCAGAAGCGTATACCAGTACAGTATTACATGCTTTTGAAGATAGACTAGAAGCCGCCATTTCATTGGCATTCTTTATTCCATTACTGATTGGTACTGGGGGAAATAGCGGAACACAAATTACCTCAACACTTGTTCGTGCTATGGCGTTAGGAGAAGTTAGCTTACGCAATGTGTGGTCTGTTTTAAGAAAAGAGATAACAACATCTATCATGGTTGCGTTAACCATGGGGATCGCGGGCTTTGTACGAGCTTGGTTCTTAGGCGTCGGAATGGAAGTGATGATTGTTGTTGGATTAACACTTGTTTCCATTACCGTTTGGAGTGCAATTGTTTCGTCTGTTATTCCAATGGTATTAAAGCGTTTAGGTATTGATCCAGCTGTTGTGTCAGCACCGTTTATCGCAACGTTAATTGATGGTACAGGTCTTATTATTTACTTTGAAATCGCATCTCATGTGATGAGCGAGTTTGCCTAA